One Actinoplanes missouriensis 431 DNA segment encodes these proteins:
- a CDS encoding aldose epimerase family protein — protein MSADQYELTNANGMRVRILGYGGIVQSIEVPDRDGTIANVALGFDDPQGYRDHPGPYFGAIIGRFGNRIASGTFDLDGSTWKVPVNDGPNSLHGGLSGFDKKTWTCRSVENGLELTHVSPDGDEGFPGELSVTVTYTLAGDNALRIDYAAVTDAPTVVNLTNHSYFNLAGVGSGDVYGHLMQIHADGFLPVGPGLIPAGTVAPVEGTAMDFREPVAIGARIRAAEEQLLLAGGYDHNWVLRGSEDGLREVARVVEPVGGRTLTVLTTEPGMQFYSGNFLDGSFAGAGGRAYRQGDGFALETQHFPDSPNQPSFPSTVLRPGEEYRSTTVYQFGID, from the coding sequence CGACCAGTATGAATTGACCAACGCGAATGGCATGCGCGTTCGGATCCTCGGTTATGGCGGGATCGTCCAGTCGATCGAGGTCCCGGATCGGGACGGGACGATCGCCAACGTCGCGCTGGGATTCGACGATCCACAGGGCTATCGCGATCACCCGGGACCATACTTCGGCGCGATCATCGGGCGGTTCGGGAACCGGATCGCCTCGGGCACCTTCGATCTCGACGGCTCCACGTGGAAGGTGCCGGTGAACGACGGGCCGAACAGCCTCCACGGCGGGTTGTCCGGTTTCGACAAGAAGACCTGGACCTGCCGGTCCGTGGAGAACGGCCTGGAACTGACCCACGTCAGCCCGGACGGCGACGAGGGGTTCCCGGGAGAACTGTCGGTGACGGTCACCTACACCCTCGCCGGCGACAACGCTCTGCGCATCGATTACGCGGCGGTGACCGACGCGCCGACCGTGGTCAACCTGACCAACCACAGCTACTTCAACCTGGCCGGCGTGGGCTCCGGAGACGTTTACGGCCACCTCATGCAGATCCACGCCGACGGGTTCCTGCCGGTCGGCCCCGGCCTGATCCCCGCTGGAACCGTCGCGCCTGTCGAGGGGACCGCGATGGACTTCCGTGAGCCGGTCGCCATCGGGGCCCGGATCCGTGCCGCCGAGGAGCAGTTGCTGCTCGCCGGAGGGTACGACCACAACTGGGTGCTGCGCGGTTCCGAGGACGGCCTGCGGGAGGTGGCCCGGGTCGTCGAGCCGGTCGGCGGGCGGACGCTGACCGTGCTGACCACCGAGCCGGGCATGCAGTTCTACTCCGGCAACTTCCTGGACGGCTCGTTCGCCGGGGCGGGCGGCCGCGCGTACCGCCAGGGCGACGGATTCGCGCTGGAGACCCAGCACTTCCCGGACTCGCCGAATCAGCCTTCCTTCCCCTCCACCGTGCTGCGGCCGGGGGAGGAGTACCGGTCGACGACTGTCTACCAGTTCGGCATCGACTAA